The proteins below come from a single Cololabis saira isolate AMF1-May2022 chromosome 2, fColSai1.1, whole genome shotgun sequence genomic window:
- the LOC133459581 gene encoding kinesin-like protein KIF23 isoform X3: MLRTGKGKTPRRLGPRKASNTERDPVGVYCRIRPLGAKDEECCIEMISSSTIQLHTPDGLKANRNGEYKETQYSFKKVFGINTTQMELFEDVAKPLIEDLIHCKNGLLFTYGVTGSGKTFTMTGSPGEGGLLPRSLDMLFNSVGPFQAKRFVFKPDEKNGMEIQGQVDALLERQKRDSQHSVPKTPSSRQKADPEFADMISPAEACKSDGIDEDCCYSVFVSYIEVYNNYIYDLLEDAPFDPIRPKPPQSKILREDQNHTMYVAGCTEVEVKSTEEAFEIFWKGQKKRRIANTQLNRESSRSHSVFTVKLVQAPLDADGDHILQDKNQVNVSQLCLVDLAGSERTSRTRAEGSRLREAGNINQSLMTLRTCMEVLRENQMCGTNKMVPYRDSKVTHLFKNYFDGEGKVRMIVCVNPKADDYEETALVMRFAEMTQEVEVARPVDRPICGLTPGRRHRNQAFKEELSRRLEERGGPTYGDDPGLLNQLIESLPPLPRCELVDPADDQTLPRLIDILERRHRIRQMMVEQFNQTANTLKSKLQQFDSQLGVKETFLHDQQSKLNEKDKVIINQKTEIERLEKKSKTLEYKIDILQKTTDMYEQDKRSLQQDLMTREQKLQKELSERKRMEQRMQGVVTDTRHKWEKECERRVNAKQLEMQNKLWVKDEKLKQLKAIVTESSSSGGCPTEWPQKPERPSRERDRNAVQKRSASPSPVPGNVFKTRGGGQSVQFTDIETLKQECPMASRKRRSGSGERAAHIEDVENRAPVAGSSSSQGYQKRRKP; encoded by the exons ATGCTGAGAACAGG TAAGGGGAAAACTCCTCGCAGGCTTGGGCCGAGGAAGGCATCTAACACCGAGAGGGATCCAGTCGGG GTTTACTGTCGTATTCGTCCGCTCGGTGCAAAAGATGAGGAATGTTGTATTGAAATGATCAGCAGCAGCACTATTCAGCTGCACACTCCAGATGGTCTGAAAGCCAACCGTAATGGAGAATACAAGGAG ACACAGTACTCCTTTAAGAAGGTGTTTGGTATAAATACAACTCAAATGGAGCTATTTGAGGATGTTGCCAAGCCACTGATAGAGGACCTGATTCATTGTAAAAATG GTCTGTTGTTTACATATGGTGTTACTGGAAGTGGTAAAACCTTCACCATGACTGGGTCACCAGGGGAAGGTGGCCTCCTTCCTCGTTCTCTTGACATGCTCTTCAACAGCGTTGGCCCTTTTCAAGCCAAGCGATTT GTCTTTAAACCAGATGAGAAAAATGGAATGGAGATCCAGGGCCAAGTTGATGCTCTCCTCGAGAGACAGAAGCGAGACAGTCAGCACTCGGTACCCAAAACGCCATCATCCAG gcAGAAGGCTGACCCAGAGTTTGCAGATATGATCAGTCCAGCGGAGGCATGTAAATCTGACGGCATTGATGAAGACTGCTGTTACAGTGTATTCGTGTCCTACATTGAGGTCTACAATAACTACATCTATGATCTCCTTGAAGATGCTCCATTTGACCCAATCAGACCAAA ACCTCCCCAATCCAAGATTCTTCGTGAAGATCAGAATCATACCATGTATGTGGCCGGCTGCACTGAAGTTGAAGTCAAATCTACTGAGGAGGCTTTTGAAATCTTTTGGAAAG ggcaaaagaaaagaaggatagcAAACACTCAGCTCAACCGTGAATCCAGTCGCTCCCACAGTGTGTTCACTGTGAAGCTGGTCCAAGCACCACTTGATGCAGATGGAGACCATATACTACAG GACAAAAACCAAGTAAATGTGAGCCAGCTGTGCCTGGTTGACCTAGCAGGCAGTGAAcgcaccagcagaaccagagcaGAGGGAAGTCGTCTCCGTGAAGCAG GTAATATTAACCAGTCCTTGATGACGTTGCGCACTTGTATGGAAGTCCTGCGTGAAAATCAAATGTGTGGAACTAATAAG ATGGTGCCGTATAGGGACTCTAAAGTTACacatctttttaaaaattactTTGATGGAGAGGGAAAAGTCAGGATGATCGTGTGCGTCAACCCAAAGGCTGATGATTATGAAGAAACAGCG TTGGTGATGCGCTTTGCAGAAATGACTCAGGAGGTGGAGGTGGCTCGCCCAGTAGACCGACCGATCTGTGGCCTTACACCAGGACGCAGACACAGAAACCAGGCGTTCAAAGAAGAGTTGTCACGCCGCCTGGAAGAAAGGGGGGGTCCAACTTATGGAG ATGATCCAGGTCTGCTGAACCAGCTCATAGAAAGCCTCCCCCCCCTACCGCGCTGTGAGCTGGTTGACCCGGCTGATGATCAGACGCTGCCTCGCCTTATCGACATCCTGGAGAGACGGCATCGTATCCGTCAGATGATGGTGGAACAGTTCAATCAAACTG CTAATACACTGAAGTCCAAGCTTCAGCAGTTTGACAGTCAACTTGGTGTAAAGGAGACATTCCTCCATGATCAGCAAAGTAAACTGAAcgagaaagacaaagtcatcATCAACCAGAAAACTGAGATTGAGCGACTAGAAAAGAAGTCCAAGACACTGGAATACAAg ATTGATATCCTGCAGAAAACAACAGACATGTATGAGCAGGACAAGCGCTCACTTCAACAGGACCTGATGACTCGGGAACAGAAGCTGCAGAAAGAGCTGTCAGAAAGGAAGCGCATGGAGCAACGCATGCAGGGCGTGGTGACGGACACCCGACACAAGTGGGAGAAGGAGTGT GAGAGACGAGTGAATGCCAAGCAGCTGGAGATGCAGAACAAGCTGTGGGTGAAGGATGAAAAATTGAAGCAGCTCAAAGCCATCGTGACGGAGAGTAGCAGCAGTGGTGGGTGTCCCACCGAGTGGCCACAGAAGCCTGAAAGACCCTCCAGGGAGCGAGATCGTAATGCTGTCCAGAAGAGGTCGGCCTCACCATCACCAGTTCCt GGCAATGTTTTCAAGACCAGAGGTGGAGGACAATCGGTTCAATTTACTGACATCGAGACACTAAAACAGGAGTGTCCAATGGCAAG TCGCAAGAGGCGTTCAGGTTCTGGAGAGAGAGCGGCTCACATAGAAGATGTAGAAAACCGG GCTCCAGTCGCTGGCTCAAGTTCAAGCCAAGGGTATCAAAA GCGCAGAAAACCCTAA
- the LOC133459581 gene encoding kinesin-like protein KIF23 isoform X2 has protein sequence MLRTGKGKTPRRLGPRKASNTERDPVGVYCRIRPLGAKDEECCIEMISSSTIQLHTPDGLKANRNGEYKETQYSFKKVFGINTTQMELFEDVAKPLIEDLIHCKNGLLFTYGVTGSGKTFTMTGSPGEGGLLPRSLDMLFNSVGPFQAKRFVFKPDEKNGMEIQGQVDALLERQKRDSQHSVPKTPSSRQKADPEFADMISPAEACKSDGIDEDCCYSVFVSYIEVYNNYIYDLLEDAPFDPIRPKPPQSKILREDQNHTMYVAGCTEVEVKSTEEAFEIFWKGQKKRRIANTQLNRESSRSHSVFTVKLVQAPLDADGDHILQDKNQVNVSQLCLVDLAGSERTSRTRAEGSRLREAGNINQSLMTLRTCMEVLRENQMCGTNKMVPYRDSKVTHLFKNYFDGEGKVRMIVCVNPKADDYEETALVMRFAEMTQEVEVARPVDRPICGLTPGRRHRNQAFKEELSRRLEERGGPTYGDDPGLLNQLIESLPPLPRCELVDPADDQTLPRLIDILERRHRIRQMMVEQFNQTANTLKSKLQQFDSQLGVKETFLHDQQSKLNEKDKVIINQKTEIERLEKKSKTLEYKIDILQKTTDMYEQDKRSLQQDLMTREQKLQKELSERKRMEQRMQGVVTDTRHKWEKECERRVNAKQLEMQNKLWVKDEKLKQLKAIVTESSSSGGCPTEWPQKPERPSRERDRNAVQKRSASPSPVPTVPPVHSMHRRSRSAGEEKWVDHKPTSNLDLDTVMQPIIPNAIKVSTPNEKALSKCHKYVLRHQELASDGEIETRLIKGNVFKTRGGGQSVQFTDIETLKQECPMASRKRRSGSGERAAHIEDVENRAPVAGSSSSQGYQKRRKP, from the exons ATGCTGAGAACAGG TAAGGGGAAAACTCCTCGCAGGCTTGGGCCGAGGAAGGCATCTAACACCGAGAGGGATCCAGTCGGG GTTTACTGTCGTATTCGTCCGCTCGGTGCAAAAGATGAGGAATGTTGTATTGAAATGATCAGCAGCAGCACTATTCAGCTGCACACTCCAGATGGTCTGAAAGCCAACCGTAATGGAGAATACAAGGAG ACACAGTACTCCTTTAAGAAGGTGTTTGGTATAAATACAACTCAAATGGAGCTATTTGAGGATGTTGCCAAGCCACTGATAGAGGACCTGATTCATTGTAAAAATG GTCTGTTGTTTACATATGGTGTTACTGGAAGTGGTAAAACCTTCACCATGACTGGGTCACCAGGGGAAGGTGGCCTCCTTCCTCGTTCTCTTGACATGCTCTTCAACAGCGTTGGCCCTTTTCAAGCCAAGCGATTT GTCTTTAAACCAGATGAGAAAAATGGAATGGAGATCCAGGGCCAAGTTGATGCTCTCCTCGAGAGACAGAAGCGAGACAGTCAGCACTCGGTACCCAAAACGCCATCATCCAG gcAGAAGGCTGACCCAGAGTTTGCAGATATGATCAGTCCAGCGGAGGCATGTAAATCTGACGGCATTGATGAAGACTGCTGTTACAGTGTATTCGTGTCCTACATTGAGGTCTACAATAACTACATCTATGATCTCCTTGAAGATGCTCCATTTGACCCAATCAGACCAAA ACCTCCCCAATCCAAGATTCTTCGTGAAGATCAGAATCATACCATGTATGTGGCCGGCTGCACTGAAGTTGAAGTCAAATCTACTGAGGAGGCTTTTGAAATCTTTTGGAAAG ggcaaaagaaaagaaggatagcAAACACTCAGCTCAACCGTGAATCCAGTCGCTCCCACAGTGTGTTCACTGTGAAGCTGGTCCAAGCACCACTTGATGCAGATGGAGACCATATACTACAG GACAAAAACCAAGTAAATGTGAGCCAGCTGTGCCTGGTTGACCTAGCAGGCAGTGAAcgcaccagcagaaccagagcaGAGGGAAGTCGTCTCCGTGAAGCAG GTAATATTAACCAGTCCTTGATGACGTTGCGCACTTGTATGGAAGTCCTGCGTGAAAATCAAATGTGTGGAACTAATAAG ATGGTGCCGTATAGGGACTCTAAAGTTACacatctttttaaaaattactTTGATGGAGAGGGAAAAGTCAGGATGATCGTGTGCGTCAACCCAAAGGCTGATGATTATGAAGAAACAGCG TTGGTGATGCGCTTTGCAGAAATGACTCAGGAGGTGGAGGTGGCTCGCCCAGTAGACCGACCGATCTGTGGCCTTACACCAGGACGCAGACACAGAAACCAGGCGTTCAAAGAAGAGTTGTCACGCCGCCTGGAAGAAAGGGGGGGTCCAACTTATGGAG ATGATCCAGGTCTGCTGAACCAGCTCATAGAAAGCCTCCCCCCCCTACCGCGCTGTGAGCTGGTTGACCCGGCTGATGATCAGACGCTGCCTCGCCTTATCGACATCCTGGAGAGACGGCATCGTATCCGTCAGATGATGGTGGAACAGTTCAATCAAACTG CTAATACACTGAAGTCCAAGCTTCAGCAGTTTGACAGTCAACTTGGTGTAAAGGAGACATTCCTCCATGATCAGCAAAGTAAACTGAAcgagaaagacaaagtcatcATCAACCAGAAAACTGAGATTGAGCGACTAGAAAAGAAGTCCAAGACACTGGAATACAAg ATTGATATCCTGCAGAAAACAACAGACATGTATGAGCAGGACAAGCGCTCACTTCAACAGGACCTGATGACTCGGGAACAGAAGCTGCAGAAAGAGCTGTCAGAAAGGAAGCGCATGGAGCAACGCATGCAGGGCGTGGTGACGGACACCCGACACAAGTGGGAGAAGGAGTGT GAGAGACGAGTGAATGCCAAGCAGCTGGAGATGCAGAACAAGCTGTGGGTGAAGGATGAAAAATTGAAGCAGCTCAAAGCCATCGTGACGGAGAGTAGCAGCAGTGGTGGGTGTCCCACCGAGTGGCCACAGAAGCCTGAAAGACCCTCCAGGGAGCGAGATCGTAATGCTGTCCAGAAGAGGTCGGCCTCACCATCACCAGTTCCt ACGGTTCCTCCAGTGCATTCAATGCACAGGCGCTCACGTTCTGCGGGCGAGGAGAAATGGGTAGACCATAAGCCAACATCTAATTTGGATCTAGACACTGTAATGCAGCCAATCATACCCAATGCAATCAAGGTGTCGACCCCAAATGAGAAAGCCCTGTCTAAATGTCACAAATACGTGCTAAGACATCAAGAGCTTGCCTCTGATGGGGAGATCGAGACCAGACTGATCAAG GGCAATGTTTTCAAGACCAGAGGTGGAGGACAATCGGTTCAATTTACTGACATCGAGACACTAAAACAGGAGTGTCCAATGGCAAG TCGCAAGAGGCGTTCAGGTTCTGGAGAGAGAGCGGCTCACATAGAAGATGTAGAAAACCGG GCTCCAGTCGCTGGCTCAAGTTCAAGCCAAGGGTATCAAAA GCGCAGAAAACCCTAA
- the LOC133456329 gene encoding kelch-like protein 10 — protein MDISVLKELLLEESLCDAVIKVEDGEFKAHRIILCGRSSYFSDLFCSNPTQKVFSFPDVSAKVMSLIVENAYTGSVTVTEDNVLELLAGAQDFDVKTIIQACCDFLQKNLSSDSSIVTWKLAKHSQYPELREKACLYILLHFEEIARFSQEFVQLSVEELTDLIEKDELNVRQESAVFEAILRWISFAPEERRGHMTTLLPSVRLLLMPIEYLVEIVSKDDVVRNNLDCVTMVTSTVEILRDPSMERPPTRTRLPAELLFTISGFQDNLPNDEIELYNVRTDRWLTAYKNDQTFPKFCGCVHLQGSIYFIGGGVTRFHLSNVQMFTLATQSWQEVGSMHEPRRSLGVAVLNGFIYAMGGWNGHETLRSAERFQPDTNQWTEIAPMHDRRADVGAAALHGKIYICGGFSGGEPLFSAECYNPDTDQWTLITPMETARSAAGVVSYNGHIYVAGGWDGTNHVSTVSAYDPVSEHWCTAAPMLHARSQFGIAVLEEQLYVVGGFQNENPLMCSNVERYDGASDSWQAVRDLDQTFLAVSCCVVERVPHAAAYLS, from the exons ATGGACATCTCTGTGTTGAAGGAGCTCCTTCTGGAGGAATCGCTGTGTGACGCCGTGATCAAAGTTGAAGATGGGGAGTTCAAAGCTCACAGGATCATCCTCTGCGGCCGCAGCTCCTACTTCAG TGACCTGTTCTGCAGCAACCCAACACAGAAGGTCTTCAGCTTCCCGGACGTGTCAGCAAAAGTGATGAGCCTCATCGTGGAGAACGCCTACACCGGCTCCGTCACAGTGACGGAGGACAACGTGCTGGAACTGTTGGCGGGAGCGCAGGACTTCGACGTCAAAACCATCATTCAGGCCTGCTGTGACTTCCTGCAGAAAAACCTCAGCTCCGACAGCAGCATCGTCACCTGGAAGCTGGCAAAACACTCCCAGTATCCCGAGCTGAGGGAGAAAGCCTGCCTTTACATCCTGCTTCACTTCGAGGAGATTGCGAGGTTCTCCCAGGAGTTCGTGCAGCTGTCTGTGGAGGAACTGACGGATCTCATAGAGAAGGACGAGCTGAACGTGAGGCAGGAAAGTGCTGTTTTTGAGGCCATTCTCCGCTGGATCAGCTTTGCCCCTGAGGAACGCAGGGGCCACATGACCACATTGCTGCCCAGC GTCCGCCTGCTCTTAATGCCTATTGAGTACTTGGTTGAAATTGTGAGCAAAGATGATGTTGTAAGGAACAACCTGGACTGTGTGACTATGGTGACCAGCACCGTGGAGATCCTGCGTGACCCCAGCATGGAGAGACCCCCCACACGCACACGCCTGCCCGCCGAGCTGCTGTTCACTATCAGTGGCTTCCAGGACAATCTTCCAAATGATGAGATCGAGTTATATAATGTGCGAACTGACCGCTGGCTGACAGCATATAAGAATGATCAAACTTTTCCAAAGTTCTGCGGTTGCGTTCACCTCCAGGGATCCATCTATTTTATTGGCGGCGGTGTCACCCGTTTCCACTTAAGCAACGTGCAAATGTTCACCCTCGCCACCCAAAGTTGGCAAGAGGTTGGGTCGATGCATGAGCCTCGACGCTCCCTCGGTGTGGCCGTCCTGAACGGCTTCATATACGCCATGGGAGGCTGGAATGGCCATGAGACACTCAGGTCTGCAGAGCGGTTCCAGCCCGACACCAACCAGTGGACTGAAATCGCACCGATGCACGATCGGAGGGCTGATGTTGGCGCTGCAGCTCTGCACGGCAAG ATATACATCTGTGGGGGATTCAGCGGCGGGGAGCCTCTGTTTTCTGCCGAGTGCTACAACCCTGACACCGACCAGTGGACGCTGATCACGCCCATGGAAACGGCTCGGTCTGCAGCCGGGGTCGTCAGCTACAACGGACACATTTACGTG GCTGGAGGCTGGGACGGCACCAATCACGTGTCCACCGTCTCCGCCTACGACCCCGTATCCGAGCACTGGTGCACGGCGGCCCCCATGCTTCACGCACGCAGCCAGTTCGGCATCGCCGTGCTGGAGGAGCAGCTGTACGTGGTGGGAGGCTTCCAGAATGAGAACCCGCTGATGTGCAGCAACGTGGAGCGCTACGACGGCGCCAGCGACAGCTGGCAGGCCGTGCGTGACCTCGACCAGACCTTCTTAGCCGTCAGCTGCTGCGTGGTGGAGCGGGTGCCGCACGCAGCGGCCTACCTGTCGTAA
- the LOC133459581 gene encoding kinesin-like protein KIF23 isoform X1: MLRTGKGKTPRRLGPRKASNTERDPVGVYCRIRPLGAKDEECCIEMISSSTIQLHTPDGLKANRNGEYKETQYSFKKVFGINTTQMELFEDVAKPLIEDLIHCKNGLLFTYGVTGSGKTFTMTGSPGEGGLLPRSLDMLFNSVGPFQAKRFVFKPDEKNGMEIQGQVDALLERQKRDSQHSVPKTPSSRQKADPEFADMISPAEACKSDGIDEDCCYSVFVSYIEVYNNYIYDLLEDAPFDPIRPKPPQSKILREDQNHTMYVAGCTEVEVKSTEEAFEIFWKGQKKRRIANTQLNRESSRSHSVFTVKLVQAPLDADGDHILQDKNQVNVSQLCLVDLAGSERTSRTRAEGSRLREAGNINQSLMTLRTCMEVLRENQMCGTNKMVPYRDSKVTHLFKNYFDGEGKVRMIVCVNPKADDYEETALVMRFAEMTQEVEVARPVDRPICGLTPGRRHRNQAFKEELSRRLEERGGPTYGDDPGLLNQLIESLPPLPRCELVDPADDQTLPRLIDILERRHRIRQMMVEQFNQTANTLKSKLQQFDSQLGVKETFLHDQQSKLNEKDKVIINQKTEIERLEKKSKTLEYKIDILQKTTDMYEQDKRSLQQDLMTREQKLQKELSERKRMEQRMQGVVTDTRHKWEKECERRVNAKQLEMQNKLWVKDEKLKQLKAIVTESSSSGGCPTEWPQKPERPSRERDRNAVQKRSASPSPVPDMSRTPSHQNQASVRTVQAPHPPSSSSSSSFPSVASCISDWEQKLPVYSGSQLRTPRTPQYSSRTPTPCHSSSSMGRRRGPVTTLGYGLDLESGTRTVPPVHSMHRRSRSAGEEKWVDHKPTSNLDLDTVMQPIIPNAIKVSTPNEKALSKCHKYVLRHQELASDGEIETRLIKGNVFKTRGGGQSVQFTDIETLKQECPMASRKRRSGSGERAAHIEDVENRAPVAGSSSSQGYQKRRKP, encoded by the exons ATGCTGAGAACAGG TAAGGGGAAAACTCCTCGCAGGCTTGGGCCGAGGAAGGCATCTAACACCGAGAGGGATCCAGTCGGG GTTTACTGTCGTATTCGTCCGCTCGGTGCAAAAGATGAGGAATGTTGTATTGAAATGATCAGCAGCAGCACTATTCAGCTGCACACTCCAGATGGTCTGAAAGCCAACCGTAATGGAGAATACAAGGAG ACACAGTACTCCTTTAAGAAGGTGTTTGGTATAAATACAACTCAAATGGAGCTATTTGAGGATGTTGCCAAGCCACTGATAGAGGACCTGATTCATTGTAAAAATG GTCTGTTGTTTACATATGGTGTTACTGGAAGTGGTAAAACCTTCACCATGACTGGGTCACCAGGGGAAGGTGGCCTCCTTCCTCGTTCTCTTGACATGCTCTTCAACAGCGTTGGCCCTTTTCAAGCCAAGCGATTT GTCTTTAAACCAGATGAGAAAAATGGAATGGAGATCCAGGGCCAAGTTGATGCTCTCCTCGAGAGACAGAAGCGAGACAGTCAGCACTCGGTACCCAAAACGCCATCATCCAG gcAGAAGGCTGACCCAGAGTTTGCAGATATGATCAGTCCAGCGGAGGCATGTAAATCTGACGGCATTGATGAAGACTGCTGTTACAGTGTATTCGTGTCCTACATTGAGGTCTACAATAACTACATCTATGATCTCCTTGAAGATGCTCCATTTGACCCAATCAGACCAAA ACCTCCCCAATCCAAGATTCTTCGTGAAGATCAGAATCATACCATGTATGTGGCCGGCTGCACTGAAGTTGAAGTCAAATCTACTGAGGAGGCTTTTGAAATCTTTTGGAAAG ggcaaaagaaaagaaggatagcAAACACTCAGCTCAACCGTGAATCCAGTCGCTCCCACAGTGTGTTCACTGTGAAGCTGGTCCAAGCACCACTTGATGCAGATGGAGACCATATACTACAG GACAAAAACCAAGTAAATGTGAGCCAGCTGTGCCTGGTTGACCTAGCAGGCAGTGAAcgcaccagcagaaccagagcaGAGGGAAGTCGTCTCCGTGAAGCAG GTAATATTAACCAGTCCTTGATGACGTTGCGCACTTGTATGGAAGTCCTGCGTGAAAATCAAATGTGTGGAACTAATAAG ATGGTGCCGTATAGGGACTCTAAAGTTACacatctttttaaaaattactTTGATGGAGAGGGAAAAGTCAGGATGATCGTGTGCGTCAACCCAAAGGCTGATGATTATGAAGAAACAGCG TTGGTGATGCGCTTTGCAGAAATGACTCAGGAGGTGGAGGTGGCTCGCCCAGTAGACCGACCGATCTGTGGCCTTACACCAGGACGCAGACACAGAAACCAGGCGTTCAAAGAAGAGTTGTCACGCCGCCTGGAAGAAAGGGGGGGTCCAACTTATGGAG ATGATCCAGGTCTGCTGAACCAGCTCATAGAAAGCCTCCCCCCCCTACCGCGCTGTGAGCTGGTTGACCCGGCTGATGATCAGACGCTGCCTCGCCTTATCGACATCCTGGAGAGACGGCATCGTATCCGTCAGATGATGGTGGAACAGTTCAATCAAACTG CTAATACACTGAAGTCCAAGCTTCAGCAGTTTGACAGTCAACTTGGTGTAAAGGAGACATTCCTCCATGATCAGCAAAGTAAACTGAAcgagaaagacaaagtcatcATCAACCAGAAAACTGAGATTGAGCGACTAGAAAAGAAGTCCAAGACACTGGAATACAAg ATTGATATCCTGCAGAAAACAACAGACATGTATGAGCAGGACAAGCGCTCACTTCAACAGGACCTGATGACTCGGGAACAGAAGCTGCAGAAAGAGCTGTCAGAAAGGAAGCGCATGGAGCAACGCATGCAGGGCGTGGTGACGGACACCCGACACAAGTGGGAGAAGGAGTGT GAGAGACGAGTGAATGCCAAGCAGCTGGAGATGCAGAACAAGCTGTGGGTGAAGGATGAAAAATTGAAGCAGCTCAAAGCCATCGTGACGGAGAGTAGCAGCAGTGGTGGGTGTCCCACCGAGTGGCCACAGAAGCCTGAAAGACCCTCCAGGGAGCGAGATCGTAATGCTGTCCAGAAGAGGTCGGCCTCACCATCACCAGTTCCt GACATGAGCCGAACTCCTTCCCACCAAAATCAAGCCAGTGTTAGGACAGTGCAGGCCCCTCaccctccttcctcctcctcctcctcctcctttccttcaGTAGCCTCCTGCATCTCTGACTGGGAGCAGAAGTTGCCCGTATATTCAGGCAGCCAGCTTAGGACCCCCAGGACTCCCCAGTACAGCAGCCGGACCCCCACCCCGtgccacagcagcagcagtatgGGTCGCAGGAGAGGCCCTGTCACCACGCTGGGCTATGGGTTAGACCTAGAGTCAGGCACAAGg ACGGTTCCTCCAGTGCATTCAATGCACAGGCGCTCACGTTCTGCGGGCGAGGAGAAATGGGTAGACCATAAGCCAACATCTAATTTGGATCTAGACACTGTAATGCAGCCAATCATACCCAATGCAATCAAGGTGTCGACCCCAAATGAGAAAGCCCTGTCTAAATGTCACAAATACGTGCTAAGACATCAAGAGCTTGCCTCTGATGGGGAGATCGAGACCAGACTGATCAAG GGCAATGTTTTCAAGACCAGAGGTGGAGGACAATCGGTTCAATTTACTGACATCGAGACACTAAAACAGGAGTGTCCAATGGCAAG TCGCAAGAGGCGTTCAGGTTCTGGAGAGAGAGCGGCTCACATAGAAGATGTAGAAAACCGG GCTCCAGTCGCTGGCTCAAGTTCAAGCCAAGGGTATCAAAA GCGCAGAAAACCCTAA